The Procambarus clarkii isolate CNS0578487 chromosome 24, FALCON_Pclarkii_2.0, whole genome shotgun sequence genome includes a region encoding these proteins:
- the LOC138368148 gene encoding glutamine synthetase-like: MSHNQGTNKTVLDRYLRLAIPEEKCQAMYVWVDGTGENLRSKTRTLDFVPKCPSELPIWNFDGSSTGQAEGSNSDVYLYPVAIYRDPFRLGSNKLVLCDTYKYNKKPTDTNQRWKCLEVMKQAADQHPWFGMEQEYTLLDVDRHPLGWPKNGYPGPQGPYYCGVGANKVYGRDVVEAHYRACLYTGINISGENAEVMPAQWEFQVGPCEGITMGDDLWMARYLLHRVAEDFNVVVSLDPKPIPGDWNGAGMHTNFSTEAMRQPDGILEIESAIEKMSKVHDKHIQAYDPHGGKDNERRLTGRHETSSIHDFSAGVANRGASVRIPRGVAEERTGYLEDRRPSSNADPYVVSERLVRTICLDEQ; encoded by the exons atgagCCACAACCAAGGCACCAACAAGACGGTGCTGGACCGCTACCTGCGCCTGGCCATCCCCGAGGAGAAGTGCCAGGCCATGTACGTGTGGGTGGACGGCACCGGCGAGAACCTCCGCTCCAAGACCAGGACCCTCGACTTTGTCCCCAAGTGTCCCAGTG AGCTGCCAATCTGGAACTTCGACGGGTCGTCGACTGGCCAGGCGGAAGGCAGCAACAGCGACGTGTACCTCTACCCGGTAGCTATTTACCGGGATCCCTTCAGACTGGGAAGCAACAAACTGGTGCTGTgcgatacatataaatataacaaGAAACCTACTGACACTAACCAGCGATGGAAATGCCTGGAAGTGATGAAGCAGGCAGCCGACCAGCACCCTTGGTTCGGCATGGAGCAGGAATACACTCTTTTGGATGTTGACAGACATCCTTTAGGGTGGCCCAAGAATGGTTACCCAGGCCCTCAGGGCCCCTATTACTGTGGTGTGGGGGCCAACAAGGTCTACGGCAGGGACGTGGTGGAGGCCCACTACAGGGCGTGTCTGTACACGGGCATCAACATCTCTGGAGAGAACGCTGAGGTGATGCCCGCTCAGTGGGAGTTCCAGGTTGGTCCCTGTGAAGGCATCACTATGGGCGACGACCTCTGGATGGCCCGGTACCTCCTTCACCGTGTTGCAGAAGACTTCAACgttgtggtgtccctggacccCAAGCCCATCCCTGGCGACTGGAACGGTGCCGGAATGCACACCAATTTCTCTACCGAGGCCATGCGTCAACCTGATGGCATCTTGGAAATCGAAAGTGCCATTGAAAAGATGTCGAAGGTTCACGATAAGCACATCCAGGCCTACGACCCCCATGGAGGCAAGGACAACGAGAGACGTCTGACTGGCCGTCACGAGACTTCATCCATCCACGACTTCTCGGCCGGTGTGGCCAACAGAGGTGCTTCTGTCCGTATTCCACGAGGCGTGGCCGAGGAGAGAACAGGCTACCTGGAGGACCGCAGGCCGTCCTCCAACGCCGACCCTTACGTCGTCTCAGAGAGATTAGTTCGCACCATCTGTCTCGACGAACAATAA